One segment of Mus pahari chromosome 11, PAHARI_EIJ_v1.1, whole genome shotgun sequence DNA contains the following:
- the C11H5orf34 gene encoding uncharacterized protein C5orf34 homolog — translation MGTAAEVRMVLYEDDSVQVHYDGGSTLQISPCGSEFLFEKALPPSTHPLEQPERIRQRTHFVISNYREQLQRALDFRNSSATCPFLSESIIPPERKKHIFIDFSEVEWPSLDRDDCITYSESGVVKITSLDGHAYLCLPRSQHEFTVHFLCKVSQRPDSSGILSETKNQDPKNKLVEKTRKVCRCGNLSGQRLRNKENEPHYQLLKSKNTLANICCVNDTEGREELPSPSTNHRCVYAWVKQAWSVAFCPEEWKYPLALALRFYNKVRVASEIDADFPASSIVTSDSPEERGAEVSVLPRALLLSCPAPHMHRWNFCDSLLQRQSEAEEFSYPELVKAVWYKGVTYRLTHKNVNSIEIFPGDGSVFKSEGAHFGNYFTYYPSQEESEKREEKTYSVNNLPPDRPGNLFSVRSLIKQATRILQHCAKIRLSLSHNYRVCCWKMAPGVSVSSILPVLLKESLIPNVGRFLAYSDDKVHAVFLDGVTLTLNWNLSSSAEKRQVDQGLSLGWCRLTFPDGQDQLIPTKHPGAYERYVTSVTSWCRELTQTSPRQVPTHLSPALKENWSVASELEKIQKFNWLLENSGVLNLTSSKKNEQRSSDHCKSGSSETLLEATNEESVSVALKRTSEILQDIDHLLSLSRK, via the exons ATGGGAACGGCAGCTGAGGTGCGAATGGTGCTCTATGAGGATGATTCCGTCCAAGTGCACTACGATGGTGGTTCCACGCTGCAGATCTCTCCTTGTGGCTCTGAATTTCTCTTTGAAAAGGCACTTCCTCCCTCAACACATCCTTTAGAACAACCAGAGAGAATCCGTCAACGAACACACTTTGTTATTAGCAACTACAGA GAGCAACTACAGCGAGCCCTAGATTTTCGAAACTCTTCAGCTACATGCCCTTTTTTATCTGAAAGCATCATACCTCCTGAAAGAAAAAAG CATATCTTCATTGATTTCTCGGAAGTAGAATGGCCCAGCCTTGACAGAGATGACTGCATCACGTACTCGGAGAGTGGCGTGGTGAAGATAACATCCCTGGATGGACATGCATACCTTTGTCTGCCCAGATCCCAGCATGAATTTACAGTACATTTTTTGTGTAAAGTGAGCCAGAGGCCAGATTCATCTGGAATACTATCCGAAACAAAGAATCAGGACCCCAAAAATAAACTAGTTGAGAAGACCAGAAAAGTCTGCAGATGTGGAAATTTATCAGGACAAAGattaaggaataaagaaaatgaacctCATTACCAGCTCTTGAAATCTAAAAACACTTTAGCAAACATATGTTGTGTGAATGACActgaggggagagaggagctGCCTTCCCCGAGCACAAATCACAGATGCGTGTACGCTTGGGTAAAGCAGGCTTGGTCTGTTGCCTTCTGTCCAGAGGAGTGGAAATACCCTCTGGCTTTAGCACTTCGTTTTTATAACAAAGTTCGTGTTGCATCTGAAATTGATGCAGATTTCCCTGCGAGTAGCATTGTGACTTCTGACAGTCCTGAAGAAAGAGGAGCAGAGGTTTCTGTCCTTCCCAGGGCCTTGTTACTCAGCTGCCCTgccccacacatgcacag GTGGAACTTCTGTGACTCACTTTTACAGAGACAGTCCGAAGCGGAAGAGTTTTCCTACCCTGAGCTTGTGAAGGCGGTGTGGTATAAAGGTGTTACATACAG GCTTACCCATAAAAATGTAAACTCAATAGAGATTTTTCCTGGAGATGGATCGGTTTTCAAGTCAGAAGGGGCTCATTTTGGTAACTATTTTACATATTATCCAAGTCAAGAAGAATCAGAAAAG AGAGAA GAGAAAACTTACTCTGTAAATAACCTTCCTCCAGACAGACCAGGAAACCTCTTCTCTGTACGTTCTCTGATTAAACAGGCAACCAG AATTCTTCAACATTGTGCCAAGATAAGGCTTTCACTAAGCCACAACTACCGTGTGTGCTGCTGGAAAATG GCACCTGGAGTAAGTGTTAGCAGTATCCTGCCCGTGCTTCTGAAGGAATCGCTCATCCCAAACGTGGGGAGATTCCTTGCCTACTCTGATGACAAAGTCCATGCTGTCTTTTTGGATGGAGTCACACTAACGCTGAATTGGaatctcagctcctctgctgagAAGAGACAA GTAGATCAAGGGCTCAGCTTAGGTTGGTGCAGATTAACTTTCCCCGATGGACAGGATCAATTAATTCCAACTAAACACCCTGGAGCGTATGAAAG ATATGTGACATCAGTAACATCATGGTGCAGAGAACTAACGCAGACTAGCCCAAGACAAGTGCCCACACATCTCTCACCTGCTCTCAAAGAAAACTG GTCTGTTGCTTCTGAGCttgagaaaatacagaaatttaaCT GGCTGTTGGAAAACAGTGGTGTCCTCAACCTCACGTCTAGCAAGAAGAATGAACAGCGTTCTTCTGATCACTGTAAGTCAGGATCTTCAGAAACCTTGCTAGAAGCAACTAATGAAGAGAGTGTATCAGTAGCATTGAAAAGAACTTCTGAAATCCTTCAGGATATTGACCATCTTCTGTCACTCTCTAGAAAGTGA